In one window of Microtus pennsylvanicus isolate mMicPen1 chromosome 2, mMicPen1.hap1, whole genome shotgun sequence DNA:
- the C2H20orf144 gene encoding uncharacterized protein C20orf144 homolog isoform X2: MGNSNSHKRTKASSQASKDRPPDMDKARHKLFFGHLKRKKPSPTASQHITFPFFQWREAPDSARVGENLRIKAGKTKIVLLFPLDKRQQLAEAAACPCARPGRPVEDALGAPTCFPAVAPMLRGAGDGVDRREGARSGEMKRILVLLLQLEARLQEEGRREAGRRGGGAKAQQGWQPLYAHLLTHHEVCSEGDPREEQPRKRRRCPRPRP, translated from the exons ATGGGAAACAGCAATTCCCACAAGAGAACCAAAGCATCCAGTCAGGCCAGCAAGGACAGGCCGCCTGACATGGACAAGGCCCGTCACAAGCTGTTCTTCGGCCACCTCAAGCGGAAGAAGCCAAGT cccacagcctCACAGCACATCACTTTCCCCTTCTTTCAATGGCGTGAGGCCCCTGACTCCGCCCGGGTGGGTGAGAACCTCCGCATCAAGGCTGGGAAA ACCAAGATCGTACTGCTTTTCCCGCTGGACAAGCGGCAGCAGCTGGCCGAGGCAGCAGCGTGCCCGTGTGCGCGGCCCGGGCGGCCGGTTGAGGATGCGCTCGGCGCCCCGACGTGCTTCCCAGCGGTGGCCCCCATGCTGCGTGGCGCAGGCGACGGCGTGGACAGGCGCGAAGGCGCTCGCTCCGGGGAGATGAAAAGGATCCTGGTGCTGTTGCTGCAGCTGGAAGCACGGCTGCAGGAGGAAGGGCGGCGCGAGGCTGGCAGGCGGGGGGGCGGGGCCAAGGCCCAGCAGGGCTGGCAGCCGCTGTACGCGCATCTGCTGACCCACCACGAGGTCTGCAGCGAAGGCGACCCCCGCGAGGAGCAGCCGCGCAAGCGGCGCCGCTGCCCTCGCCCGCGGCCCTGA
- the C2H20orf144 gene encoding uncharacterized protein C20orf144 homolog isoform X1 codes for MGNSNSHKRTKASSQASKDRPPDMDKARHKLFFGHLKRKKPSPTASQHITFPFFQWREAPDSARVGENLRIKAGKVRSGWAKGGRWVPVRRQGPGVRGDGPDGTMGFGRLGPQRHGSGFRPCPGAFFPSQPAHPQTKIVLLFPLDKRQQLAEAAACPCARPGRPVEDALGAPTCFPAVAPMLRGAGDGVDRREGARSGEMKRILVLLLQLEARLQEEGRREAGRRGGGAKAQQGWQPLYAHLLTHHEVCSEGDPREEQPRKRRRCPRPRP; via the exons ATGGGAAACAGCAATTCCCACAAGAGAACCAAAGCATCCAGTCAGGCCAGCAAGGACAGGCCGCCTGACATGGACAAGGCCCGTCACAAGCTGTTCTTCGGCCACCTCAAGCGGAAGAAGCCAAGT cccacagcctCACAGCACATCACTTTCCCCTTCTTTCAATGGCGTGAGGCCCCTGACTCCGCCCGGGTGGGTGAGAACCTCCGCATCAAGGCTGGGAAAGTACGCAGTGGATGGGCCAAGGGTGGACGATGGGTTCCTGTGAGGAGGCAGGGTCCCGGGGTGCGGGGTGACGGCCCTGATGGCACCATGGGGTTCGGGAGGTTGGGTCCTCAGAGGCACGGGAGTGGCTTCAGGCCCTGCCCTGGCGCGTTCTTCCCGTCACAACCCGCCCACCCCCAGACCAAGATCGTACTGCTTTTCCCGCTGGACAAGCGGCAGCAGCTGGCCGAGGCAGCAGCGTGCCCGTGTGCGCGGCCCGGGCGGCCGGTTGAGGATGCGCTCGGCGCCCCGACGTGCTTCCCAGCGGTGGCCCCCATGCTGCGTGGCGCAGGCGACGGCGTGGACAGGCGCGAAGGCGCTCGCTCCGGGGAGATGAAAAGGATCCTGGTGCTGTTGCTGCAGCTGGAAGCACGGCTGCAGGAGGAAGGGCGGCGCGAGGCTGGCAGGCGGGGGGGCGGGGCCAAGGCCCAGCAGGGCTGGCAGCCGCTGTACGCGCATCTGCTGACCCACCACGAGGTCTGCAGCGAAGGCGACCCCCGCGAGGAGCAGCCGCGCAAGCGGCGCCGCTGCCCTCGCCCGCGGCCCTGA
- the C2H20orf144 gene encoding uncharacterized protein C20orf144 homolog isoform X3, with protein sequence MGNSNSHKRTKASSQASKDRPPDMDKARHKLFFGHLKRKKPSTKIVLLFPLDKRQQLAEAAACPCARPGRPVEDALGAPTCFPAVAPMLRGAGDGVDRREGARSGEMKRILVLLLQLEARLQEEGRREAGRRGGGAKAQQGWQPLYAHLLTHHEVCSEGDPREEQPRKRRRCPRPRP encoded by the exons ATGGGAAACAGCAATTCCCACAAGAGAACCAAAGCATCCAGTCAGGCCAGCAAGGACAGGCCGCCTGACATGGACAAGGCCCGTCACAAGCTGTTCTTCGGCCACCTCAAGCGGAAGAAGCCAAGT ACCAAGATCGTACTGCTTTTCCCGCTGGACAAGCGGCAGCAGCTGGCCGAGGCAGCAGCGTGCCCGTGTGCGCGGCCCGGGCGGCCGGTTGAGGATGCGCTCGGCGCCCCGACGTGCTTCCCAGCGGTGGCCCCCATGCTGCGTGGCGCAGGCGACGGCGTGGACAGGCGCGAAGGCGCTCGCTCCGGGGAGATGAAAAGGATCCTGGTGCTGTTGCTGCAGCTGGAAGCACGGCTGCAGGAGGAAGGGCGGCGCGAGGCTGGCAGGCGGGGGGGCGGGGCCAAGGCCCAGCAGGGCTGGCAGCCGCTGTACGCGCATCTGCTGACCCACCACGAGGTCTGCAGCGAAGGCGACCCCCGCGAGGAGCAGCCGCGCAAGCGGCGCCGCTGCCCTCGCCCGCGGCCCTGA
- the Actl10 gene encoding actin-like protein 10 → MPSWDRPVLPGAPGCELSGGVARAHPIKHGVVVDWDALEGLWERLMVGGLQVRPEQWPVLVSYSPSAPPEGREKVAELLFEALTVPACHMASTALLALCSTGAFSGLAVEAGAGVCHATPVYAGHSWHKATFRLNVAGSTLSRYFRDLLVAACPDLQLQALPRKTVTQLKKRCCYVSLDFQGDISDPARHQRACFCLRDGCYVYLGSERFRCPEPLFQPSLLGHPEPGLPTLAFQALQKIPSTLRTRLASTVVLAGGSTLFPGFVERMNLELEAQCRRHGYPALRPCLVAQPGRGTAVWTGGSMMASLNSFQCRWMTRAMYEEYGPFLVQEVFD, encoded by the coding sequence ATGCCAAGTTGGGACCGGCCAGTGCTGCCTGGAGCACCGGGCTGCGAGCTGTCAGGCGGCGTGGCGCGTGCGCACCCTATCAAGCACGGCGTGGTGGTGGACTGGGACGCACTGGAGGGACTGTGGGAGCGTCTAATGGTGGGAGGCCTGCAGGTCCGCCCCGAGCAGTGGCCCGTGCTCGTGAGCTACTCGCCATCAGCACCACCGGAGGGCCGAGAAAAGGTGGCCGAGCTGCTGTTCGAGGCCCTGACTGTGCCCGCGTGCCACATGGCCAGCACGGCACTGCTGGCACTCTGCTCCACCGGAGCGTTCAGTGGGCTGGCTGTAGAGGCGGGAGCAGGCGTGTGCCACGCCACACCCGTCTACGCAGGTCACTCGTGGCACAAGGCCACCTTCCGTCTGAATGTGGCAGGTAGCACCCTGTCGCGCTACTTTCGAGACCTGCTGGTGGCGGCGTGCCCTGATCTTCAGCTGCAGGCTCTGCCCCGCAAGACCGTTACACAGCTCAAGAAGCGCTGCTGCTATGTGTCCCTAGATTTCCAGGGTGATATCTCTGACCCTGCCCGCCACCAGAGGGCCTGCTTTTGCCTGAGGGATGGCTGCTACGTGTACCTCGGCAGCGAGCGCTTCCGCTGCCCTGAACCCCTCTTCCAGCCAAGTCTCCTAGGCCACCCTGAGCCAGGACTGCCCACATTGGCCTTCCAGGCACTGCAGAAGATTCCCTCAACACTGCGGACACGCCTGGCCAGTACGGTGGTACTGGCTGGTGGTTCCACCCTTTTCCCGGGCTTTGTGGAGCGCATGAACCTGGAGCTAGAGGCACAGTGCCGGAGGCATGGGTACCCGGCCCTGCGGCCCTGTCTGGTGGCTCAGCCTGGGCGGGGCACAGCTGTGTGGACTGGAGGTTCCATGATGGCCTCCCTGAACTCTTTTCAGTGCCGTTGGATGACTCGGGCCATGTACGAGGAGTATGGCCCTTTTCTGGTGCAAGAAGTGTTCGATTGA